AACGGTCATTATCTTACCAGCCCGATTTCTGGATTAACTGCAACCGCTAATGATAATTCGGTTGATACGCGTGAACTTGAGCGCGGATTAGTCCAAATTTCTAAGGATGTTTATTCTACTAATTCCAATGTTTTTCAGGAAGGTCAATATATTAGTGCCACAACGGCTAATGAGTGGCTAGGACGCAAGTCTAAGTCTAATCCGCAAGGGCTTAACCCAGCAGAAGGCACTAAAAAAAATTACAATCCGTACTATTTGGAAGAAATTTTAGAGCAAGATTATTTAACAGGATCTGGTTCTAACTACCATATTAATGGAATCAGCATTGGTCTAGCGATGAACTCGGTTGATTATTACCAAAAGACTAAAAATGGTGCTGAATATCAGGCAGCGATTTCGCGCTCTGCGCAAAAATCAACTGGTCAACAAGCAGCAGCGCAAATTATTGCTCGCTTGCGGCAGCGTAAAGCATTAAAGAATGTGCCGATTACAGTTGGTCTATTTTCTAAAGCTGCAAAAGACTCATTAGTTAGTGGAAGTTACTTTTTGAGCGGGACAGCGGCTGCTAATAGTAGTAAAATAACTAAATGGAAATCTATTTCCGTACAAACGGAAGTGCTGCCGACTGTTGGCAATAAGAAAGCAATTAATAGTAGTGATGCCTCAAGTTTCAATAGTTTTAAGGTATCAATTCAAGATTATTTCCCGAATATCAGTGGTGTAACAGCAACCTTACGCTATGAAAATGGCAAGTTAAACCAAGAAAATATTTCGATTACCACCCAGTTTTATGGCTACGAACAGGTGCAAAGTTTTACGCGGTTAGTTTTATCAACAGCAAAGAAATACTTGGCAAATGACGTGCCGATTGAAATTAAAATTGGTTCTGTTAATGATATTCAGGCATTGGTTGCTAAAGAAACAGC
The sequence above is a segment of the Lactobacillus sp. ESL0677 genome. Coding sequences within it:
- a CDS encoding CamS family sex pheromone protein: MKKYVHVLALLGAALTLTACGNLKNSDLANNAKTSSTSKAKTYQTTDTGSNGYTVLLKNGHYLTSPISGLTATANDNSVDTRELERGLVQISKDVYSTNSNVFQEGQYISATTANEWLGRKSKSNPQGLNPAEGTKKNYNPYYLEEILEQDYLTGSGSNYHINGISIGLAMNSVDYYQKTKNGAEYQAAISRSAQKSTGQQAAAQIIARLRQRKALKNVPITVGLFSKAAKDSLVSGSYFLSGTAAANSSKITKWKSISVQTEVLPTVGNKKAINSSDASSFNSFKVSIQDYFPNISGVTATLRYENGKLNQENISITTQFYGYEQVQSFTRLVLSTAKKYLANDVPIEIKIGSVNDIQALVAKETADSSYQVHIYGGE